A single Populus alba chromosome 7, ASM523922v2, whole genome shotgun sequence DNA region contains:
- the LOC140955771 gene encoding uncharacterized protein produces MRGKKSLPGAEEVVPCWGSEKEEEGERERGRTTWHGGGLAEDDGVQLVVAVVEAGVGYWRKKKSCRSERNTGFWKEKRERVVEAVWWPVGGRNEQAKDLMGINKERIEQLKEGLHRMELGMADKLQHLEDTLNRLSDVLLANQEPPNQTNQQQLQKVSLASYHLEGEANQWWQWVRRLTEEEGRVLSWVNFEEELGARFGPSECEDFDESLSKIRQGGSLRDYQCEFECLGNRVRGWTQKALVGHKCREPRILMLEGYDDSNTLLCDKEGDDQAFQENAETITEPEITLHALTGWAAPKTMRITARIGLSDVIALIDSGSTHNFISERLANALRIPVVPTTSFTVRVANGLDLVLGIQWLEMLGFVVCNWKQLTMEFQWNNQLMLLRGMGDEGIQLASISELTKAIHQHNAIFAIYILKEPTGLPPARGVDHCISLKDGTEPINVRQYRYAYYQKEEIEKQVQEMLNSGLIRHNTNPFSSSVLLVKKKDGTWRFCTDYRALNAATVKDRFPIPTVDDMLDELYGASYFTKLDLRAGYHQTFDILHQHQFFVKANECAFGKQELEYLGHIITNHGVKEAETAFLTLKQAMTTTPTLAMPNFKDVFTVETDASGDGIGAILSQQGKPIAFMSKALGVAKKSWSTYAKKMLAILEAIRLWPPYLLG; encoded by the exons ATGCGGGGGAAGAAGAGTTTACCTGGCGCGGAGGAGGTGGTGCCTTGCTG GGGCAgcgaaaaagaagaagaaggggaaaggGAGAGAGGGCGGACAACCTGGCATGGTGGTGGTCTGGCCGAGGATGATGGTGTGCAACTGGTGGTTGCAGTTGTGGAGGCTGGCGTCGGCTActggaggaagaaaaaaagttgcagAAGTGAGAGAAACACTGGTTTCTGGAAGGAGAAAAGGGAGAGAGTCGTGGAGGCTGTTTGGTGGCCGGTTGGTGGTAGAAATG agcaagcAAAGGATCTTATGGGCATTAATAAGGAACGCATTGAGCAATTGAAGGAGGGGTTGCACCGAATGGAGCTGGGCATGGCTGATAAGCTGCAACATCTGGAGGACACGCTTAACCGACTTTCTGATGTATTGCTTGCAAATCAGGAGCCTCCAAACCAAACCAACCAGCAAC AACTGCAGAAGGTTTCCCTGGCTTCTTACCATTTGGAAGGGGAAGCAAACCAGTGGTGGCAATGGGTTCGACGATTGactgaagaagaaggaagagttTTATCATGGGTAAACTTTGAAGAAGAACTCGGGGCGCGTTTTGGTCCTTCAGAATGTGAGGATTTTGATGAGAGTCTTTCCAAAATAAGGCAAGGAGGTTCACTGCGAGATTATCAATGTGAATTTGAGTGCCTGGGCAACCGAGTACGCGGATGGACACAAAAGGCCCTCGTAG GACATAAGTGTCGTGAGCCTCGCATCTTAATGTTAGAAGGGTACGATGACAGTAATACACTGTTATGTGATAAGGAAGGTGACGACCAAGCATTTCAGGAGAATGCTGAAACAATAACCGAACCAGAAATTACACTACATGCATTGACAGGTTGGGCTGCACCTAAGACCATGCGCATCACTGCAAGAATTGGATTGAGCGATGTCATTGCACTTATTGACAGTGGATCAACTCATAACTTTATTAGCGAAAGATTGGCCAATGCATTACGTATACCAGTCGTGCCTACAACATCCTTCACCGTGCGAGTTGCAAATG GGCTGGATTTGGTGCTGGGCATCCAATGGCTAGAAATGCTAGGTTTTGTGGTCTGTAACTGGAAACAGTTAACCATGGAATTTCAGTGGAATAACCAACTCATGCTGTTACGTGGAATGGGTGATGAAGGCATACAACTTGCGTCTATCTCTGAATTAACCAAAGCAATTCACCAGCACAATGCCATTTTTGCAATCT ACATTCTTAAAGAACCAACAGGTCTACCACCTGCCAGAGGGGTTGATCACTGCATTTCTCTCAAAGACGGCACAGAACCTATTAATGTTCGGCAATACCGTTATGCATATTATCAAAAGGAAGAGATTGAGAAGCAAGTTCAGGAAATGCTAAATTCCGGCCTTATCAGACACAATACCAATCCTTTTTCATCGTCGGTGCTGTTggtgaagaaaaaagatggaaCATGGCGTTTTTGCACAGATTATAGGGCTCTCAATGCTGCAACCGTGAAGGACCGCTTCCCTATCCCTACAGTTGACGATATGTTAGATGAGCTCTATGGTGCTTCATATTTCACCAAGCTTGATCTTCGAGCTGGATATCATCAG ACTTTTGACATATTACATCAACATCAATTCTTTGTCAAGGCTAATGAGTGTGCCTTTGGAAAGCAAGAGCTGGAGTACTTAGGGCACATAATCACCAACCATGGCGTGAAg GAAGCTGAAACTGCCTTCCTCACGCTCAAACAAGCCATGACAACGACACCAACGTTAGCAATGCCTAATTTCAAAGATGTCTTCACTGTAGAGACCGATGCCTCAGGTGATGGTATTGGCGCCATCTTATCCCAGCAAGGCAAACCAATTGCATTTATGAGTAAGGCACTCGGAGTGGCAAAGAAATCTTGGTCTACTTATGCTAAAAAGATGCTAGCTATTCTTGAAGCAATAAGATTGTGGCCACCATACCTATTGGGCTGA
- the LOC118043597 gene encoding DNA-directed RNA polymerase II subunit 4 gives MSGEEEENAAELKIGDDFLKAKCLMNCEVALILEHKYEQLQQMSDDPMNQVSQVFEKSLQYVKRFSRYKNPDAVRQVREILSRYQLAEFELCVLGNLCPETVEEAIAMVPSIKTKGRAHDDEAIEKMLNDLSLIKKFE, from the exons ATGTCtggagaagaggaagagaatgCGGCCGAGCTCAAAATCGGAGATG attttttgaagGCCAAGTGCTTAATGAATTGTGAGGTTGCTTTAATTCTTGAGCATAAGTATGAGCAGCTTCAACAGATGTCTGATGATCCTATGAATCAAGTATCCCA AGTATTTGAGAAATCACTGCAGTATGTGAAGCGCTTTAGCCGCTACAAAAATCCCGATGCTGTGAGACAAGTTCGAGA AATTCTTAGCCGATACCAGTTGGCTGAATTCGAG CTTTGTGTTCTTGGCAACCTTTGTCCTGAAACAGTGGAGGAAGCTATTGCCATGGTACCTTCTATCAAG ACCAAAGGCCGAGCTCATGATGATGAAGCAATCGAAAAAATGCTGAATGACCTGTCATTGATCAAGAAATTCGAATAG
- the LOC118043598 gene encoding uncharacterized protein, whose translation MGGGGGVLLGMPGPWADDNREPSDFYTSKIGGLPDWPFPAENLAPNLLICGTCGSKLCLVAQVYAPISSGTLNIEDRTILVFGCIIPNCGNTPLSWRALRVQKVDGESESSVSTEEVVPSTPPVSVSKTNWLDDDSDEDIDLEALSKALSEAGTLASHSKKKDGNRRSESVVKNSTLVARTGVDMETPVVPCFYMYTQEPSSKDIVSSICSTYSELSVKEEQNCNYNDDEMGDAGEQEAYEYDKALSADRTYLKFKKQLDANPDQCFRHSYGGKPLLATAELGDPGNCKLCGGFRHFEMQLMPQLISFLLDGADDCQKNVLENWNWMTLVIYTCSKSCSNSFDREKSTTSGWIVAEEAVLVQFEKALHESILPGYFS comes from the exons atgggtggtggtggtggagtaCTGCTAGGCATGCCTGGACCATGGGCTGATGATAATCGTGAACCATCTGATTTTTACACTTCCAAAATCGGTGGACTCCCT GATTGGCCTTTTCCTGCCGAGAACTTAGCACCCAATTTGCTTATTTGTGGTACTTGTGGAAGTAAGCTCTGTCTTGTTGCCCAG GTTTACGCTCCAATTTCTAGTGGAACCTTAAACATTGAAGATCGAACTATTTTAGTGTTTGGTTGTATAATACCAAATTGTGGGAACACCCCTCTTAG CTGGCGAGCTCTTCGTGTTCAGAAAGTGGACGGCGAGAGCGAGTCATCTGTGAGTACAGAAGAAGTGGTCCCTTCAACTCCACCAGTGTCAGTTTCAAAAACTAACTGGCTGGATGATGATAGTGATGAAGACATTGATCTTGAAGCTTTGAGTAAAGCGCTTTCTGAGGCTGGAACATTGGCTTCTCACTCCAAGAAAAAAGATGGGAACCGACGATCCGAGTCTGTTGTAAAGAATTCCACTTTGGTGGCAAGGACAGGAGTAGACATGGAAACACCtg TGGTTCCTTGCTTTTATATGTATACCCAAGAACCATCCTCAAAGGACATTGTTTCTTCCATATGTTCAACTTACTCTGAACTTTCCGTTAAGGAGGAACAAAATTGCAATTACAATGATGATGAAATGGGAGATGCAGGGGAACAGGAAGCGTATGAATATGATAAAGCCTTAAGTGCTGACAGGACATACCTCAAGTTCAAGAAGCAGTTGGATGCAAACCCAGATCAATGCTTCAG GCACTCGTATGGTGGAAAGCCACTTCTCGCCACAGCAGAGCTGGGAGACCCTGGCAACTGCAAGTTGTGTGGTGGTTTCAGGCACTTTGAGATGCAACTCATGCCCCAATTAATATCTTTTCTACTAGATGGGGCTGATGATTGTCAAAAAAATGTACTAGAGAATTGGAACTGGATGACCCTTGTCATCTATACTTGCTCCAAg agcTGTTCCAATTCATTTGATCGAGAAAAATCCACAACCAGTGGGTGGATTGTGGCAGAGGAAGCTGTTTTGGTACAATTTGAGAAAGCCCTGCACGAGTCAATTCTCCCTGGTTATTTCTCATGA
- the LOC118043600 gene encoding ABC transporter F family member 5: MDLSTKLHSTFFTGSTFFNPRQKSILFKPNPSLLSTKYNTNSFKFPTRRSNYKTKARLSTATVETSGADSKTDIESLFSSNSDVEFDKKRSNKQSNGGASGISSGIKLENISKSYKGVTVLKDVTWEVKKGEKVGLVGVNGAGKTTQLRIITGQEEPDSGNVIKAKANMKIAFLSQEFEVSMSRTVKEEFMSAFKEEMEIAERLEKVQKAIEGSVEDLELMGRLLDEFDLLQRRAQAVDLDEVDAKISKLMPELGFSPEDSDRLVASFSGGWQMRMSLGKILLQDPDLLLLDEPTNHLDLDTIEWLEGYLQKQEVPMVIISHDRAFLDQLCTKIVETDMGVSRTFEGNYSQYIISKAEWVEAQLAAWEKQQKEIEHTRELISRLGSGANSGRASSAEKKLERLQEEDQIEKPFQHKQMKIRFPERGRSGRSVVAINNLEFGFEDKVLFNKTNLMIERGEKIAIIGPNGCGKSTLLKLIMGLEKPTGGQIMIGEHNVLPNYFEQNQAEALDLDKTVIQTVEEVAEDWRLDDIKGLLGRCNFKADMLDRKVLLLSGGEKARLAFCKFMVKPSTLLVLDEPTNHLDIPSKEMLEEAISEYSGTVITVSHDRYFIKQIVNRVVEVKDDKLQDYAGDYNYYLEKNLDAREKELEREAELEDKAPKVKAKSKMSKAEKEARKKQKMKAFQAAKQKSKGLKNSKRWN; the protein is encoded by the exons ATGGACTTGTCCACCAAACTCCACTCTACCTTCTTCACCGGCTCAACCTTTTTCAATCCTCGACAAAAATCCATTCTTTTTAAACCAAACCCGTCTCTCTTATCCACTAAATACAACACTAATTCCTTCAAATTCCCTACCAGAAGATCGAATTATAAAACCAAAGCACGCTTATCAACTGCCACGGTGGAAACATCTGGTGCTGACTCCAAAACTGACATTGAATCATTGTTTTCGAGCAATTCGGATGTTGAGTTCGACAAGAAACGCTCAAACAAGCAATCAAACGGTGGGGCTTCAGGGATATCTTCAGGTATTAAGCTAGAAAACATAAGCAAGAGTTATAAAGGAGTTACTGTTTTGAAAGACGTGACTTGGGAGGTGAAAAAAGGTGAGAAGGTTGGATTAGTTGGTGTAAATGGAGCAGGGAAAACGACccagttgagaattataactgGACAAGAGGAGCCTGATTCAGGGAATGTGATTAAAGCCAAAGCGAATATGAAGATTGCCTTTTTAAGTCAAGAGTTCGAGGTTTCTATGAGTAGGACCGTGAAGGAGGAGTTTATGAGTGCTTTTAAAGAGGAAATGGAGATTGCTGAGAGGCTGGAAAAGGTGCAAAAGGCTATTGAGGGATCTGTGGAGGATTTGGAGTTAATGGGGAGGTTATTGGATGAGTTTGATTTGTTGCAGAGAAGAGCACAAGCTGTGGACTTGGATGAAGTTGATGCAAAGATTAGTAAGTTGATGCCTGAGCTCGGGTTTTCGCCTGAGGACTCAGATAGATTGGTGGCTTCTTTTAGTGGTGGGTGGCAGATGAGGATGTCGCTTGGGAAGATTTTGCTTCAG GACCCAGATTTGTTGCTTTTGGATGAACCCACAAACCACCTTGACCTTGACACGATTGAGTGGCTTGAAGGCTATCTCCAGAAGCAAGAAGTGCCCATGGTCATCATATCTCATGACAGAGCCTTTCTTGATCAATTATGTACGAAAATTGTGGAGACTGATATGGGCGTGTCAAGGACATTTGAGGGGAATTATTCTCAATACATCATATCAAAAGCAGAATGGGTTGAAGCTCAGCTTGCTGCTTGGGAGAAGCAACAAAAGGAAATTGAGCACACAAGAGAATTGATAAGTAGGTTAGGTTCAGGAGCAAACTCTGGCCGTGCTTCTTCTGCTGAGAAG AAACTGGAGAGACTTCAAGAAGAGGATCAAATAGAGAAGCCATTTCAACACAAACAGATGAAGATCAGGTTCCCAGAGCGCGGGAGAAGTGGAAGATCTGTTGTTGCCATTAATAATTTGGAATTTGGTTTTGAGGATAAG GTGCTTTTTAATAAGACGAATCTTATGATAGAAAGAGGCGAGAAAATTGCTATTATTGGTCCAAATGGATGTGGTAAGAGTACTTTACTGAAACTGATCATGGGTTTAGAGAAGCCAACAGGAGGCCAAATTATGATTGGGGAACATAATGTACTACCGAACTATTTTGAGCAGAACCAG GCTGAGGCACTTGATTTAGATAAAACAGTAATTCAAACAGTGGAAGAAGTTGCGGAGGACTGGAGACTTGATGATATAAAGGGACTCCTTGGTCGTTGTAACTTCAAAGCTGATATGCTGGATAGAAAGGTTTTACTTTTGAGTGGTGGTGAGAAG GCACGTTTAGCATTTTGCAAATTCATGGTAAAACCTTCAACTTTACTAGTTTTGGACGAACCAACTAATCACTTGGATATACCTTCAAAAGAGATGCTTGAG GAGGCCATATCAGAATACAGTGGCACAGTCATTACAGTTTCTCATGACCGGTACTTCATAAAGCAAATAGTTAATAGAGTAGTGGAAGTCAAAGACGACAAGTTACAGGATTATGCAGGCGATTACAAT TATTATCTAGAGAAAAACCTTGACGCAAGGGAGAAAGAGCTTGAACGTGAGGCAGAGCTTGAGGACAAGGCTCCCAAAGTAAAGGCCAAATCCAAGATGTCAAAG GCTGAGAAGGAAGCtcgaaagaaacaaaaaatgaaggCCTTTCAAGCTGCCAAACAAAAGTCAAAAGGGTTGAAGAATTCCAAGAGATGGAATTGA
- the LOC118043601 gene encoding uncharacterized protein, with amino-acid sequence MEDRKDQKNAPWLSVPQFGDWDQKGELPDYSLDFSKIREMRKQNKKDVSRASIGNEEELINPTATAAKPAQTQDHHHHHDYHEGHHHSPTTRRSIFSYFNCCVKA; translated from the exons ATGGAGGATCGTAAGGATCAG AAAAATGCTCCATGGCTATCAGTACCACAGTTTGGGGACTGGGACCAGAAGGGTGAATTGCCAGACTACTCCCTTGATTTCTCAAAAATAAGGGAAATGAGGAAGCAGAACAAGAAGGATGTGTCAAGAGCCAGTATTGGCAATGAAGAAGAGCTAATCAATCCAACAGCAACCGCTGCAAAACCTGCTCAAACTCAAgatcatcaccaccaccacgaTTACCATGAGGGCCACCATCACTCCCCCACA ACAAGGAGGAGCATTTTTAGCTACTTCAACTGCTGTGTGAAGGCCTGA